A window of the Microbulbifer aggregans genome harbors these coding sequences:
- the dinB gene encoding DNA polymerase IV translates to MRKIIHCDCDCFYASVEMRDDPNLRGRPLAVGGSSDRRGVISTCNYEARSYGVRSAMPTAHAKRLCPDLIVVPGNMKKYREVSAEIRQIFLEYSDRIEPLSLDEAYIDVSDSSLCHGSATLMAEEIRARVSDQLGITISAGVAPNKFLAKIASDWRKPDGLTVIPPEAVEEFVLRLPVAKIHGVGRVTAEKMQREGIRTCADLRNFSQVELIQRYGKFGNRLYQLCRGDDDRPVNGDGSRKSVSVERTFTEDLADISDWEEQLPFLYGRLQERLESLSDRYRISGASVKVKYADFSTSTQERASQSSRISEFKQLLRQSWERRQGPIRLLGVGVKLKDLRAEEGPEQLLLPLELEGRHSA, encoded by the coding sequence ATGAGGAAGATCATCCACTGCGACTGCGACTGTTTCTACGCATCGGTCGAAATGCGCGACGACCCGAATTTGCGCGGTCGCCCGCTGGCAGTGGGGGGCAGCAGTGACCGACGCGGCGTCATTTCCACCTGTAACTACGAGGCGCGTAGTTACGGGGTTCGTTCGGCCATGCCGACTGCGCATGCGAAGAGACTCTGCCCTGACCTGATTGTAGTACCCGGTAACATGAAGAAATACCGGGAGGTCAGTGCTGAGATCCGCCAGATCTTTCTCGAATACAGCGACAGGATAGAACCCCTTTCGCTGGATGAGGCATACATCGACGTCTCAGACAGCAGCTTGTGCCACGGCAGCGCCACCCTGATGGCTGAGGAGATCCGTGCGCGGGTCAGCGACCAGCTGGGTATCACAATCTCGGCAGGCGTGGCACCAAACAAATTTCTGGCCAAAATCGCCAGCGACTGGCGCAAGCCGGATGGCCTTACGGTCATCCCGCCCGAAGCAGTCGAGGAGTTCGTACTCAGACTCCCGGTTGCCAAAATCCATGGCGTCGGGCGGGTCACTGCAGAAAAAATGCAGCGGGAAGGCATAAGAACCTGTGCTGATCTGCGCAATTTCTCCCAGGTCGAGCTGATCCAGCGGTACGGCAAGTTCGGCAACCGCCTATACCAGTTGTGCCGGGGCGATGACGACCGACCGGTGAATGGCGATGGCTCCCGAAAAAGTGTCAGTGTCGAGCGTACTTTTACCGAGGACCTCGCAGATATTAGCGACTGGGAGGAGCAGCTACCCTTCCTGTACGGTCGCTTGCAGGAGCGACTGGAAAGCCTGAGCGACCGCTACCGGATCAGCGGCGCTTCGGTGAAGGTCAAATATGCCGACTTTTCCACCAGCACCCAGGAGCGGGCCAGCCAGTCCAGCCGTATCTCCGAATTCAAGCAACTGCTGCGACAGAGTTGGGAGCGACGCCAGGGTCCCATCCGCCTGCTTGGAGTCGGAGTAAAACTCAAGGATCTGCGCGCCGAAGAAGGACCAGAGCAATTATTGCTGCCTCTTGAGCTGGAAGGCCGGCACTCCGCCTGA
- a CDS encoding DUF6116 family protein, whose product MKRVLPSALVGWFLSYAEKLERPRLFKWIFALFLINLFIIDPVPFVDEILLGLFTIYLARQKATPAERTEEKVVKGETVKDGRDKKSHR is encoded by the coding sequence ATGAAAAGAGTGCTACCCAGTGCCCTGGTTGGCTGGTTTCTCAGCTACGCAGAAAAACTGGAAAGGCCGCGCCTCTTTAAGTGGATTTTCGCGCTATTTCTCATCAACCTGTTCATCATCGATCCGGTACCTTTCGTCGACGAAATTCTCTTGGGCCTGTTCACGATTTACCTGGCCCGTCAAAAGGCGACTCCGGCAGAGCGAACTGAAGAGAAGGTGGTCAAGGGTGAGACGGTCAAGGATGGCCGCGACAAAAAGTCACACCGCTGA